Part of the Esox lucius isolate fEsoLuc1 chromosome 25, fEsoLuc1.pri, whole genome shotgun sequence genome, AACAACTAAGTAACATGTTGGCTATAGACTTGATCCAACTTTGCATCTGTTTTATTCTAGTTGTACTGGGGGACGCACAAACTGATGTAAAGACAGTGAGAGGAATAGAGGGACAGACTGTAACTCTAAACACAGGATTAACTGGACTACAGAAGCATATGATTTATTGGACTTATGATCCCGCTGGATCAGAAACAATAATTGCTACCCTGAATGTTAGAAGAAATAGACCTGAATACAATGAGAGACTGCACCTGGATGCCCAGTCTGGATCACTGACAATCAAAAGTCTTACAACCAACGACCATGGACTATATGAGATGGAAGTAATTAGGTTACAGCCCTTGACCCAGACTTTCCATCTAATAATCTATGGTGAGTTTATATCTGGACTTTTACCCTTGAACATGCAGATGAAGTTGCAGTCCAGGACTTTTCCGATAccatttttttaaacctccagTTTTGGGCTAGATGTTAATTGATGTTAATAGATGTAAAATAGATCTGATCAttttatgtgcataatctaGAAGTAGAAATACTATCGTACAGTAGGCTACCTGACTTAGACATGgaatgtacatactgtacatggtaCATCATTTTCCAGGGACCTTTTTGGCTCAACAGTGTCAATTTACAACCAGTTGCCAAAAGAGCATCCCGGAATGTATATTTAACAAAGACAAACTACCATACACACTCTAACATCTCCAATGCAATATCTTAGTTCTCACCAATGTTTTGACGTAGTGTTCTTCTTAAGGGTATTATGTTAAACATAACTTTATGTTAAAGTAAAACGCTTAAACAGAGTTTCAGAGAAAGCAAGCAGTTGTTTAATGTCATGCCCATGATTGTCAGTGTACTGTTGGTCCTATTAGCATTAACATATTAAAATGAGACAAGAATGGATCACATACAATCATAAATGTGACCTAAATCACATTATGAACTCAATGTTATTTactatgtatatacactcacctaaaggattattaggaacacctgttcaatctctcattaatgcaattatctaatcaaccaatcacatggcagttgcttcaatgcatttaggggtgtggtccaaactgaatgtcagaatgggaaagaaaggtgatttaagcaatttaagCAGTCTTCAACtgtaactgtccaattttggtgagctcgtgcaaattgtagcctctttttcctatttgtagtggagatgagtggtacccggtggagtcttctgcttttgtagcccatccgcctcaaggttgtgcgtgttgtggcttcacaaggactgcccacaggactgccgcatactgaatgtttttcccttttcacacaattctttgtaaaccctagaaatggttgtgcgtgaaaatcccagtaactgagcagattgtgaaatactcagaccggaaTACTCAGAATGATCCACCTaaactggaaccagcaggccATGACGGAGGAGGATCAACTGTGGAAGCGTCGCCTCCTCTTGTGCATGCTCGGCACGTTAACCGTGGAGGGTTAGTGCTCCCTTAACCGTGGAGGGCGTCGAGCATGTACTCGGGGAGGCGTGCAGACAAAGGGCCAGCACtaaggagctgctggcccggtaCCCATTCCGTCTGCGGAGGGACATCTTCCCAGGtgtgcccaacacctggttcgCAGTCCTCCACTGAACCGAGGCCTCCCCACATttattttaggggggggctatGGGGGTGCCCGAGGAGTCTACGTCTGGTGCCTCCTCGACcacgtgcaggctggccaggctgtaggctggccatTAGGCACGCACCGCTTCCTGCTCTGCGGCCTTCCGCcacccctgtccctgcgccacagCGCAGACTGttccctgctgcccaggagcggcagccagcgccccctgctgcccgggagcggcagccagcgccccctgctgctccgccggctcctgatcctctgccggttctgcctccccggcctgtcccgatgGCTCCGCCGCcatggttagtctcggctgttccgccccctcgccGATTGGGGTTCTGCGCtgcccctcccttgggctggggttcgtcttggcccgtccggtggccggacCTTTGGTGGGGAGGTACTGTCACGgttaggtgagcagcagcgccaccgttccgtgcaccttcagttcccatatcacacgaacacatcccggactgtcacgtttccaatctttcacaccaggtcccaattgacatcatttgtatgtatataaatgtttcccctctgctccccacattgtggatcattgttgctgttattgtCTGTTCGTTCAGTGGTGAGTGTTACTTGTATGTACTGTCTGAACATTAtctgttaagacgcgttgtcccGCACTTTGATTTCATTCAGTCTGTAGTATAGTTTTCCGTTCGTTGTTcggttttgttttgattgttttcTAAACCCACGAACAGGAGATAttcctgcacctggttccttgcccaacactacaccacacaaAAATCTTGACACTGTCTGAGGTATTATAGTGATTCTAAATTTAGATTAtctacataaaaacaacatatcacacATCCAGCACAAACTGAGAGGTTTAAAAAGATTGTGCAAATGTCTTGAGTCAtgaaaaaaatgtgtatttattgcTTCACTCTATATCCCACTGGTTTTCTAGCTCCAGTATCTGTCCCTAATATCAGATGCATCACACAGAGTCGCTCAGTGGACAGACTATTAACAAAAGAGAGTTTTTCACTGGTGTGCTCTGTGAAAAATGGGAGAGATGTGATCCTGTCTTGGTACAGAGGAGAGGATATAATCAACCAGACCAGCAGCCGTGATCCCAACATAACCCTGTATTTACCCCTTGAGGTAAAAGAGGGGAACGAGACCTACCGCTGTGTTGCTAACAATCCTGTCAGTAAGCAGACAACCAAACTCCGCATTGAGGACCACTGTCAGCAACATACAGGTACAAATCTGTTGTGTTGATGTACTTTACGTGGTTTAAAGATTCACAATTGAATTAATGTAGTCAACCAGGGATGGAGTGGGACTCATTTTCAGCCTGGGAGCTGCATGGTGCATCAGCCCATTTAGATATGGGGCTGGGGGGTATAATGTACTAATGAAAACTAAACACTATTATTCAACACTTAACAACTatataatataacaaatataaagttagataacacagaaacaattttgaataaaatatctcAAATTACAAGAACACGAATATATAAAAAGTTGTGCTGTCAAGACAATTAAAATAATCCATCAAGATTATCTCATAATCCTCTGTAGTTAATCGCCATTAATTAGCCCTTaaacacatttctctgtttAAAAATTAGTGCATTAGGTTAAAGACATACTTTGTTctattgtaaactatggacattaGTTGGCTTGAATTTAGATGAATGCAAGTTGTCTCAGCCCTTAAATGTCAGTCCATAAAATACCACACTAACTGGCAGCCTCTATACTGtatgtagcccatgtaaatcgAAATAAAAGGTTGCTGGTCTGTAAGTCCAACTGCAACGTACCACTACTGTATGAAACACATATTAACCCTTCTTCTCTGGAGAGCTGCAgggtgtgcaggcatttgatcCAACACTTAATCAGACCTAAACCTTTCAAGATATTGCACTTTGATGTTTAGGttgaaatgtggttagaatgtgGTTGAAGTGGGGTCCTGTAAACGTCAGCTTTCCTGATGGATGGTTAGCCACATCTACATGCAAGGAGTAAACAGGCGGATTCACTCAACACGTTGTCTTGGGACCATATAGTGAGGTGGGCCTGACTTAAGGGAGGCACGGCTGACCTTTTCGTTCCACAGTTTTTTGGGGGAAGATTGAGTTGTAGGACGCAAGGAGGGATATTCCAGTTTCCATGCATCCATTGAACTAAcggatgtgtggatgtgtagcCCACTAACACGTTGTTAGGCAGGAATCATAAACGAGAGGTGGGTAAACTTCATGGCCGATCAGTCACGAACACGAATGGCCATACTCTCCAATGATAtagtgaaaaaaaatacatgcaatAACTTTCCCAGAAAACAAGATGTGCAGGCGAAACTGCAATCCTGACCTAATAGTTCATTTTTGGAGATCGTAAGAAATATCATATTAAGTGATACCTGCCAGAGTGTGCAAGCGGAGAGCTGATGGAAATCTcggaggttagggttaggtcaaaagagtggggggcaggggaatattctgtctttggactggggtaaccaactaactacaggtcagttatAATGACggtcctggagcaacattaattatgatgttgtaggaacaacaATGACACGGAAATATCAGATTGTGTGAATCTTGATGGTTAAAATTTCTATAAATAGTTGACAAATTTGATTTGgtcccccccaatgttgactcTATGGCTACAGCCTTGCTATAGGCTTACAGTAagtaatttataatttttatattttaataaatgagCATTACATGGTTAGATTACAGGTGTAACTAAGACATTCTTCCTCATCTCAAATTAATCAAACTAAATCTGAGCAGACTCAGTGTGCATTGCCGAATATAGTAAGAATATAGCCACACCTTTTCGGACATTTGTAAACTTTATTAATGATGAATAAGAAATCAATTAACTGACATACAAAACTGTGTTTCTTATGTGTATCCCAAATAAACATCCTGTTATTTACAATGAAAATGAACTAGCATTAGCTTACTAACAGTATCTCTTGAACACTTTTGTTGAAACTACACACCaaaacaactttgtttcaccCGTTTATACCATCTTACCTCAAAACTCAAAAATGTTTCATGAGCATTAAAAAGAGATTTTATCTCAATGAGACAACTTGTTTAAATAAAGGATTAAACAATCCTAATACACAGTCCACTCTCCTGCCCTAAAATTGACATTCCATGCACTGTCCAGGAAATGAGGGGTCCATAAAATACTCCAGAAAACCTCATGCTTCCCttcatagggagtttttccttgtcACTGGTGTGTGCCCATCtgcaaatgtaataatattgtTGTCATATTTGGCAACACGGTCATATGTGAACAAACTGTACAAGAGGTGAGTGAGACAGCAACCCTGTATTGGACACATTCCATCCATGTCTCAGTTTTAACTCAATCTAGatttatgtacacaaacattagTTTCCTTTGTTTTTAGGGTAACGTTTAGTTTATTAGGGTACAGCAGTGTTAATTTAACCCCAGGtatgaagaaaaacaatgcagtaaaaacaaatgacacAGGCAGCCCAACGCTGATATGTTGCCCAATTATTAGTTAAATATGATTTGATATTTCAAATGACCAGTTAGTATTTCAATTAGTATCAAGAGGCCTTATTTTTAAATACGGAATAGTAATTGTAGCTTTTATTAAACGTTTAGGGTTTTAAGGTGATTGTGTGACATTTTATCGCAGGCAGATTGGTTGTGCTTTATTTCACCAGGTTATATACACAGTTACTTCCTGTCTGGAGTCCTGATAGTAGTTGCCTTCATGACAGTCATTGGGCTACTAGTTTGGATATACTGGAAAGAGAGTACATTAAAACATCAAGGTAAGATAAAACATTCCTCCACATATCTTTCACTTTATTTGTTGTCCTGTTTTGTTCTCTGTTTcgatttaaacaaatgtaaaaaacatcAGAGAATGAAAATCCAAAATCAGGTGCTTACTTGGACTGAacaggtttttttattttttaaccagCCCCCCaactcccacaaacacacaaagacaaagtaTATATCTCGGTGAATGTACACCACAGAAACATCAgacaatcaataaatcaatcaatcaaattttattttaagcactttttacaacaccagttgtcacaaagtgctttccagagacacccggccttaaaccccaaggagcaaacaacagtagtgttgaatttcagtggctaggaaaaactccctaagaaggccgaattttaggaagaaacctaaagaggacccaggctcagaggggtgaccagtcctcttctagctgttccgggtgagatattaagagtccaattggaataataaatacatttctctgggctaaatccagagtctatttgattttagactaggtcagaagtatgaccaggtggacaaggacagggacagcaacgggccccccaaaccaggtactgtgcaggtgtggaccaggacctcatctcctcctaaactgtaaaactggaggagactgagaaaagttagaagtgcattcctcatatcccccagcacaataatatagcagcataacaccttggaactgagacggggggtctggcgacactATGGCCCTACACGGAactcaatccacccacattgccaggcatcaaccaaagggacccccaccaaccgcaacccccctgaatgagggccaagtattgctagcagcgaacagcccaattgcacaagtgcgcaacagagagtcaacaacaagtgtgatggtaattccatcgattgacactcttaaaggagtaataaacacagacaaaattctctaggcacaagttaaccattttaatattatttctttgcaaataagagagacgcatcaaccgcttacaaacataatcgtctgaggagtctctgactcaaaacatgcacaatccgtatttattacatagaaaaggggtgtggtaagatgctgtccccccaccttatctcaactcctgaggagatacaatgtctggataatcaacagagacaataaagggttatacagatctactgatttacgagtaaccctctaaacCCCGGGTTCCGGTCAAGGATGACCCcttaggacaaataccagatcacCTCTCTCACgctcctctacctatctaaacatgggtactcagtatgagaaaaggccctgccgccagctgtttgtttagaaattctaggtacaattaaaaggcctgcattttgcgatcgtaggttacgtgtatgtatgtatggctggataatttcagcAGGGTaaataggagcaagtccatgtattgatttatgggttaagagtaaaaccttaaaatcagccctaaccctaacaggcagccagtgtaaggacgctaggacagtagtaatgtgttcaaatgtttttgttcaagttAGGaatctagcagccgtgtgcatcactaattgaagtttatttattaatttgtctggataaccagagagaagagcattgcagtaatctagtctagaagtaacgaaagcatggatacatttttctgcatcagtttttgatagaaagtttctaatttttgcaatgtttcgaagatgaaaataagcaactcttgagacatacactcacctaaaggattattaggaacacctgttcaatttctcattcatgcaattatttaatcaaccaatcacatggcagttgcttcaatgcatttaggggtgtggtcctggttaagAAAATAtcctgaacttcaaactgaatgtcagaatgggaaagaaaggtgatttaagcaactttgagcgtggcatggttgttggtgccagacgggccggtctgagtatttcacaatctgctcagttactgggattttcatgcacaaccatttctagggtttacaaagaatggtgtgaaaagggaaaaacatccagtatgtggcagtcctgcaGGCGAAAaaaccttgttgatgctagaggtcagaagagaatgggccaactgattcaagctgatagaagagcaactttgactgaaataaccattcgttacaaccgaggtatgcagaaaaagcatttgtgaagccacaacacgaacaaccttgaggcggatgggctacaacagcagaagaccccaccgggtaccactcatctccactacaaataagaaaaagaggctacaatttgcacaagctcaccaaaattggatagttgaagactggaaaaaattTGCCTGGTTGGATGAGTCttaatttctgttgagacattcagatggtagagtcagaatttggcgtaaacagaatgagaacatggatccatcatgccttgttaccactgtgcaggctggtggtggtggtgtaatggtgtgggggatgttttcttggcacactttaggccccttagtgccaattgggcatcggttaaatgccacggcctacctgagcattgtttctgaccatgtccatccctttatgaccaccatgtacccatcctctgatggctacttccagcaggataatgcaccatgtcacaaagcttgaatcatttcaaattggtttcttgaacatgacaatgagttgactgtactgaaatggcccccacagtcaccagatctcaacccaatagagcatctttgggatgtggtggaacgggagcttcgtgccctggatgtgcatcccacaaatctccatcaactgcaagatgctatcctatcaatatgggccaacatttctaaagaatgctttcagcaccttgttgaatcaatgccacgtagaattaaggcagttctgaaggtgaaagggagtcaaacacaatattagtatgctgttcctaataatcctttaggtgagtgtattttatatgttcttcaaatgagaggtcagggtcaagggtaacgccaaggttttttacagttttttgggatacgaccatgcagccgacgaggttcacagtgagatctgctaacaacgctctttgttttttgggtcctaaaacaagcatttctgttttccttgagtttaagagcaaaaagttctctgtcacccacctcctaATATCTGAATCGCAtcacagtgaaagtttacattgtgatttcggattacatcgcccagagggagcatatatagtgagaacaataatgggcccagaaccaagccttgaggaacaccaaagcatacctttgacttgtcagaggatatgccatccacactaacaaactgatatctttcagataaataagatttaaaccaggctagaacatgtccacatagcccaatatgggtttcaagtctctctaagagaagagagtgatcaatagtgtcaaaagcagcactaagatcaagaagcaacaggacggatgtggaacctttgtctgaggccattagaaggtcatttattaccttcacaagtgcagtctcagtactatgatgggatctgaaaccggactggagtatttcatgaatgtcatttgtctttaggaaggcattcaagttgttgggaaacacatttttctaagatttttgagaggaatgggaggttcgatattggcctttaattgtttaatatgtcgggatccagattagactTTTTTAGACAATGCTTGGTTGAagtgaaaatgaaatattggGATTTTCATTGGATATTATCATTACAAGAGTTACATTGTATCTTTATTATGTTCTCATGCAGAGTCTACTGGTGTAATCTATGCAGATGTCCTACCAGCACAGAAAATGTCTACATCACGATCGGTGAGATCAATGTTTAGGTTGATGTTCATACTGTATGTTCAGTTAGTAAATGGTACAGTATGTTCCTTTCTAAATATTATCTTTTTCTCTTCAGATCAACATAGAGAATAATcatgtgcatacacacacacacacacacacacacacacacacacacacacacacaaacacacagttagtATGGAGTTTGCAAATCCAGGGTTGAGGGATTTCAATTCCCACCAGGGGCCAGTGTGAAAATACATATGAACAAACTGTTGTtagtctctctggataagaatCTGCCAAATTACTTCAATGTAAAATAGAGGAAAAGCacaaaaaatacatagaaaCTTTAAGTCTCCATCTCTGCCTCTTTGTGTCTGAATGCTTTAGTTGTTAAAGTAATGAACCACATGGTGTCTTTTCTTACAGGGAGGAAATTAAACTGTGGATCCCTCAGTTCACTCAGTTCAGTATGAAGAAACAATCTACTCAGATCTACGTGTTTGTTTACACAATGATAATTATAGCCAcagtttatttataaaaataatttttagttccttaacatttcattttgtacagttgATGAAGCAAATGTTGCTCATTTACATTTAACTTATAACTGCAATTAAGTGAATGTCTAAAGTTTCAATGTCTTGAACTTTTGTTTTATGAATAAAGTGCAGTCTATATATATTAAGACAATgacaaagtaatttttttacatcCATTAAAATAGAACTGTGTCACAATGTGTCTCCCCTAAAGTTTGTATTTACAGGATACCATTCACCAAGGTAACCCAAGATCCATAAATTCACAGGATAAAACTCACAAATGGGTATCCTGAAACAAGTGAAATAAGAATGTGAAAACCAATGGTTCAGTGATTCCGTTGCGTTCATTTTACCGTGGCCGTCCCGACATGACAAAATCCTTCCAGCCACgtcaagaaaaataaataaattagcattctttctcctccaaacacaacgatttgagtttttaccaaaaaagtcatattttggtttcatctgacattctcccaatcctcttctggatcatccaaatgctctctagcaaacctcagacgggtatggacatgtactggcttaagcagggggacacgtctggcactgcaggatttgagtccctggcggcgtagtttcttactgatggtagcctttgttactttggtctaAATACTtagacaacaataaaaaaataaataataattcccCAAAGGCCCATTCTGAaccaggaaaaaccctgctgTTGCGGCGACCACGAGACGAGTCCAAAGTCCGTGCAGCACAACACATACATACTTCACAGAATAGAACTACCTGACTAGAAAGAAAATGCCTACTGCAAACTCCTCCCTGTGAAGTTCCCAGTCACCTTCACTAGATGTCACTGATTAACAACCTGAACACAAGAGCATCCATAACAACAATAGTCTACTACAgtgcatagcatagcatcatcttccgcttatccggggccgggtcgcgggggcagcagtctaagcagggatgcccagacttccctctccccagacacttcctccagctcttccggggggacaccgaggcgttcccaggccagccgggagacatagtccctccagcgtgtcctaggtcttccccggggtctcttcctggtgggacgggaccggaacaccttcccaggaaggcgttccggaggcatccgaaacagatgcccaagccacctcagctgacccctctcgatgtggaggagcagcggctctactctgagctcctcccgggtgaccgagcatctcaccctatctctaagggatcgcccagccaccctgcggagaaagctcatttcggccgcctgtatccgggatctatCCGggatcgaccgcattactgcagaagctgcaccgatccgtctgtcaatctcccgttccatccttccctcacttgtgaacaggaaccctagatacttaaactcctccacttgaggcaggcactctccaccaacctgaagtgggcaagccacccttttccgactgaggaccatggcctcggatttggaggtactgattttcatccccaccgcttcacactcggctgcaaaccgtccaagtgcatgctgaaggtcctggcttgaaggggccaacacgacaacatcatccgcaaaaagcagagacgaaatcgtgtggtccccaaacctgacaccctccggcccctggctgcgcctagaaattctgtccataaaaattacgaacagaaccggtgacaaagggcagccctgccagagtccaacatgcacagggaacaagtctgacttactgccggcaatgcggaccaagctcctgcttcggtcgtacagggacctgacagcccttagcaaaggacccaggaccccatattcccgaagcaccctccacaggatgccgcgagggaaaCAGTCGAATGCcgtctccaaatccacaaaacacatgtggactggttgggcaaactcccatgaaccctccatcaccctgtagagggtatagagctggttcagtgttccacggcctggacgaaaaccacactgttcctcctgaatccgaggttctactatcggccgtattctcctctccagaaccctggcatagactttcccggggaggctgagaagtgtgatccccctatagttggaacacaccctccggtcccccttcttataaagagggaccaccaccccggtctgccatcccagaggcactgtccccgactgccacgcgatgttgtacaggcgtgtcagccaagacagccccacaacatccagagacttgaggtactcagggcggatctcatccacccccggtgccttgccaccgaggagtttcttaaccacctcggtgacttcagcccgggtgatggacgagtccacctctgagccctcatcctctgcttcctcaatggaagacgtgacggcgggattgaggagatcctcgaagtactccttccaccgcccgacgacatccccagttgaggtcaacagctgcccacctctactgtaaacagcgttggtagggcactgtttccctctcctgaggcgccggatggtttgccagaatctcttcgaggccagccgatagtccttctccatggcctcaccgaactcctcccaggcccgagtttttgcctccacaaccacccgggctgcagtccgcttggcctgtcggtacccgtcagctgcctctggagtcccacaagccaaccaggcctgataggactccttcttcagcttgacagcatcccttacttccggtgtccaccaccgggttcggggattgccgcctcgacaggcaccggagaccttacggccacagctccgagcggccgcttcgacaatggcggtggagaacatggtccactcggactcaatatctccagcctccctcgggatccagtcaaagctctgccggaggtgggagttaaagatctctctgacaggagactcggccagacgttcccagcagacccttacagtatgcttgggcctgccgagtctgtccaacttcctcccccgccatcggatccaactcacaaccaggtggtgatcagttgacagctccgcccctctcttcacccgagtgtccaagacatgtggccgcaggtcagatgaaacgacaacaaagtcgatcatcgacctgcggcctagggtgtcctggtgccacgtgcactgatggacacccttatgcttgaacatggtgttcgttatggacaaactgtgactagcacagaagtccaataactgaacaccgctcgggttcagatcaggggggccattcctcccaatcacgcccctccaggtgtcactgtcgttgcccacgtgggcgttgaagtcccccagtagaacgatagagtacccagtcggagcactttccagcacccctcccagagactccaagaaggtcgggtactctgccctgccgttcggcccgtaggcacaaacaacagtgagagacctatccccgacccgtaggcgcagggaaacgaccctctcgttcaccggggtaaactccaacacatggcggcagagctggggagctataagcaaacccacaccagcccgccgcctctcaccatgggcaactccagagtggtgaagagtccatcctctctcaaggagtgtggttccagagcccaagccgtgcgtagaggtgatcctgactacctctagtcggaacctctcaacctcacgcaccatctcaggctccttccccgccagcgaggtgacattccacgtccctagagctagtttccgtgtccggggatcgggttgtctaggccccctccttcgactgctgcccgatcctctc contains:
- the LOC117594139 gene encoding SLAM family member 7-like → MIYWTYDPAGSETIIATLNVRRNRPEYNERLHLDAQSGSLTIKSLTTNDHGLYEMEVIRLQPLTQTFHLIIYAPVSVPNIRCITQSRSVDRLLTKESFSLVCSVKNGRDVILSWYRGEDIINQTSSRDPNITLYLPLEVKEGNETYRCVANNPVSKQTTKLRIEDHCQQHTGYIHSYFLSGVLIVVAFMTVIGLLVWIYWKESTLKHQESTGVIYADVLPAQKMSTSRSGGN